aacacataaataaataaacaaactggGAAGTTGTTATAACCTGTGTGAGCAAAGTCAGAAAGTTTTAGTCCAATAAGATTAACATTTTTGGGAAAAATTAAATCTCTCCAGCTAGTActgccaaagtccctttaagacaagtcatttcactcagcggccatctttgaaacgcctctcggacatccaagtgcagctcatatctctttgaatggggaaacatcacattctccaaagctgttcgccaagctttcgattaaatttcatatttgaaatcaccaatgaaatctaacaactgTCTCAAATTGTGTTTCTGaatgctcaaatcatgacaaaaaattgtatttttcaggctggatcaagctaatgcgcatgcgcagtcctaagtgcatgtctcttgtgtctcatttcTGGAGGCAcgcatctgactgtttctataggaaccggagcttctatcaggccgctgcagtgatgtgatgactttaccaatcgccGATTGGCTCATTATTTAGAAAGCGGGACTTATTCcgtgttgcactttctcccattcaataGTAATACAAGTGTtattgtgttattctatagtctttggtaataCTTCTGAAATGATGACGCTGCCAAATGCTTCAGATTTTATTCAAGCCTTTGTCAAAAGACGAAGATTTAAGACATGAACATGTCAGATCAAGGCCACAATCGAGCAtcgagcaaaaacaaaacatgcttCTAAATGATTATAAATCAGAGGTTCACTTAAAGTGATCTCTGCCTTAACGGCCTCATCATCTCCACAAGAGAAAGACTTCATGCCAAAGCAAGGAATTGCTAAAATGCATCACAGCACTTTGGTTTTATTTTGAGAGTCATTTCTTTATGCAGCTTGACACTGGGTGTTCGTCTCCAGTGACCTCAGCCAGGGCTGATTTTCGAGGCTTTGTCTTCATTTCTTCGTGGGTTTGACCTCCAGCGGCTGCCCAATGTCTTTCCCACGAAGCTTCAAACCTGTTGAAGGTGAGAGTAATGAGATGAACGCAACAAACCTTAATGCACACTATGACGTGATGCTTACCAATGGCTCTCTCGATTTTGCCCATGACTTGATTATTAGGGATTGCCTTCCCACATTCATAGTCGGCGATGACCTGAGGCTTCTCACTGATTTTCTGTTCGACAAAAACACAGAACATGACATTTctgagatgtaaactcaaagAAGGctgaattttgagataaaaacctgcaattgtgagaaaagaacTCTAGTCTGTCTCATCTTATTTTTAATACCCGCTTGAATCAGTCGGTCCTGTACAGTGATCATTAAACACATGAGCTGTGAAACGGACGGCTCAGATTGACTATGGCTGCGCTCCGGCTTACAGTGGCCAGGTCCTTCTGGGTCAGACCCTGGTCTTGTCGGCCTTTCTGGATCACTTTGCCCACTTCCAATGGCACGCGCTGGTGGTGAAGCTCCTCCGTCTCGTGGTCCAGTTTGGCCGTGTTCTTTGTCACCAGATGCTGTTTATTCTGCCCCGCCGACCCTGAGATTGGCACACGAtgacaacacaatgaaattttggaatattacagtgtttatttaaaattatttatccaCACACATCATCGTT
This DNA window, taken from Megalobrama amblycephala isolate DHTTF-2021 linkage group LG4, ASM1881202v1, whole genome shotgun sequence, encodes the following:
- the LOC125267861 gene encoding endothelial differentiation-related factor 1 homolog; this encodes MADSDWDTVTVLRKKGPSASQSKSRQAVAAAQRRGDEVETTKKWSAGQNKQHLVTKNTAKLDHETEELHHQRVPLEVGKVIQKGRQDQGLTQKDLATKISEKPQVIADYECGKAIPNNQVMGKIERAIGLKLRGKDIGQPLEVKPTKK